The Ipomoea triloba cultivar NCNSP0323 chromosome 13, ASM357664v1 genomic interval tcgggcCAAAGTGGATTCAGAtttttcgtagttagacgaaaagattgatatattgtacattcaaaacagataatgggtgaatgagaaattggttctcaaagttgacccatttgagttagaaaaatggagaggaaaaaaagctttcaagtagcttttgttccacattggtttggaaagtgggtttgcaccactacttatacaagagtctttctaaggcttattgaattgcaTAGCATAGAGACTCTCTCTCACGCGcaagggggtgcaaatcaaatctcaaaatgaatttgaaaaggcttgactcgtgtgcgccgACACGTGACTGGCCTTGCGGGTTAAGTTATACCAAATTTTCGTAACATCAACCATTGGACGgggatttttgtttttattttttgtacagTTGTagtaggaattgtattatcatattttacaacattatgcaaaccttaatagtataggagtgttgggcggaaagttaaaattgagaatttgtttttattaatagtatagattgcatgcattgcagggaaatatatgtactacgattagtaattttaatctagaattgtattacgaataggaacgtagggaaaaaatatattttattagaaattgtattatcatattttataacattacgAACctcttaatagtataggagtatttttggtgggaagttaaaattgatgattttgtttctattaatagtatagatagatagtataaattgcattgtaggaaaatatatgtattgtattattacgattagtaattttaatctagaattgtattacgaataggaacattgagaagaatatattttattagaaattgtattaccatattttaatgtacaattgtattacgaataggaattgtattaccatatttttcaatattacgcaaatcttaatagtataggagtgttttggacgggaagttaaaattgaggattttgtttttattaatatagtatagagtatagattTGAATTTGAGTTACAATTAGTAAGTTGAATTTGCaggaagtatatgtactgtattattacgattagtaattttaatctagaattgtattacaaatatgaaagtatggaagaatatattgtattatgactaatcttaatctagaattgtattacgaataggaacgtagagaagaatatattgcattaggaattgtattaccatattttaggCAAAATCTCCCCACAGTATTATTACGTATTGTactaattttaatatacaattgtagtacgagtGGGCGGGAAGtaaaaatggaggattttgtttttattaatagtatataaatatatagatttgATGTATGtaattttttgagttaaaaagaataaaaacttttatgacttaaaagaaatattagtttaatgatttttaaaatttaatgatgTGCTATAAAATAAGTACTAAactttttatattcatatttttttacatataaattaagaaAAGTAATACTCTTTTATACAAAAATCACTACATAATACTTATTATGACCtgacattgatttttttttttaatttcttggaCAATTCATGAATGGTCAACTCTACAATGCGTTAATAAAGAATATAGATAGGGAAGAAACAGGCCGGTCCAAATATTTTATATGCTCgtgatgaaattttttttaaaaaaaccatATATCTAGTAATCCTTTTTAAATTCcttgttattttcttttcatattagttaattaactaaaattttattaaattaattaactaattttaatgtaacactttaattttaaatttttttcagttTCAAAAACATAAGATTAAAGTCTAGGGGTGACATTGGTCTCTCAACCTCGGATATGTCATTCTAACTAGGCGCACCATCCCTATAGTAATTGTAATGAGGTCAGCATATATTGAATCCCCAAAATTCTCAAAGCACTACCATCTACTGATTCAAAAGATGCAGAACCACTTCTGATTGATGTCAAAATGATTCCCCTTATTTTTACGtgcttttctctcttttttttttcccataaacttatattgtttttacttgttttttttctttaacacactatattatttttacttgttttcaAATCCAACTAATTAACTATGAATACCATCGAATTTAACTATATGGGGGCAATTGTCTTATTTGAGCTGGAATTGATTGGCTTAATTGTTATTTGACTTCTATTAATTTGTGTAATTGGCGGTGGGTCTTGTTAATTTGGGTAATTGGCAAtgggtcttgttaatttttaatgttggaTTTGTGTTGAGATTATTATGTGTATCTCATGGCAGCACAGTTTTAGATTGAATTTTCAGTTATGATTTTCAGAAATTCTAAAAAGTattcttctatttttatattgttattaaacaTATTGATACGCTGTACTACTAAACTGATTTGTTATATCAAAGTAGATCAGGGCAGTTatttacttcaaaaaaaaaaggtagcaTTATATATAGcaagttaaaaaattatattagatagCTGTTTGCTATGTTTACCTCATAGGCTTTGTAGCACTCTGGTTTGTGGAAAGATTATATACCTGCCACATTGAGTTATTAGCAGGGAAAATTTATGATAATTCACGGGAATTTCTTAAGAATTCACACGACAAAATTTGTCCTATCAGAGGATTATCTAtaactatttatttataactatttgttttaatatgtttaggaaatttATGATCCTAGTGAAGAAACTAAATTGAGAGTACATCCTGTATTGATTACGGGATATGCCATTATAGGTGGTATTTCGTGTTATGAAGTCAAGAACAACTGAAGTATTTGCTGGGCAGTTCAACGATATATAGCATGATTGCCATGTATGCCATGCCTAAAGTAGTAGTTTTCAAATCAGCACATATTGAACACACGAAAACTCCTTATAAAGGTTTAGCTAGGGCAAATACCAAAACTGATCTACACATTTTATAGGCCCGttgcaaaatttttaaaagaaaaataaaaaaagagaaaatcaatttattaaaaaGTCTCAAACCATATATATCATCCACTttcaaaaattctaaaaattattcatctatttttaaaatctttcctAGACATATTAATACACCATACTAttaaactaattttttattgataACTCTAcaatcagagcatatcagagctagAAAATACTCTATCTAAGACTACAATATCCCTTCTACATTCCATTATGATTTGGAGAGATTTGTGATAATTTGAGTCTTCCTAGAAAATATGCATCAACGCTAGAAATAGTTTGCCATTTGTAAAGTAatcattatgctaacattaagagatcttTACTTAAAGACATGTTTTTAAGGATTTTTTAAAGCATTTTAGGGATCATACATTATACTCATTTATACAAATAAGTATTCTTGCTAATGAGACCGAAATACACAAATAGGGTAAGCacctaaaattttattaaattaattgccCAATAGTAAAGGTGACATATGCCTCTCAACCTCTAGCGGACCTTTAAGCCTAATGTAAACTTTatttatatgtgtatgtatttatttatttatttattaaattaaatataatgtttcCCTTAatgtatttatgaaattttttatgcTGAAGAAATTTTTTTGGTATACAATGCATATTCCATCCTGATTATAGGATATACGACATACCCTGCTACGAAATAAAAAACAGCTAATAAAGAACAGCTAAGAAGTTACACTGTTCAACAAAATGATATGCTATTCTAGGCTTACATCCCTAGATTAATTGTAATGAGGTTAACATATATTGAATCACAAGAATTCCCAAGGCACTAACatcaattttaaattgaattttatGGTTGAATTTCATAAATTCTAAAAAGTATTCTTCTACTtgtatattgttattatatttattgacaCGCCGTACTAATAAACTGATTTGTTCTTAATGATTAAAATCTTATATTAGATCAGAGCTAGGATCAGAGCAGTTAGTTAATATTGGATTATCCCTATCGCGATCACAAGGCGGCAAAGTCTTGATCCACCGGAAAGGTAAGcatgtaaaaaattaattaattaattacttatgtTTAGAAAATTTATGCTCCGGAACTAAATTGAAAGTACATTCAATATTGTTTACGGTATATGCCACCATAGGTGGTATTCCGTGTTATGAAGTCAATAATGGCAGGATATAGCATGATAGCCAAACATCTCATACCTAAGAAAATTTTTGCATGGGTTTTGGTTGTGTCCTTAGGAATGATCTAGGCCAGTTTATTGTAGCAAAAGGAGCTTATTGGAGGTGACCTTTTACTTCAAGAGATGCCGAAGCAGTGGCTATATGGGAGACCTGAGCTGGTTAAAACTACACAACTTTGATAATATTCATGTCGAAACTGACTCATTATAAATTGTGTAGGGTCTCAACTCAACCAAGGGGGAATCTTCATTCCATCTGCTTCTTAGGGATATTAAAAACTTATGAGTAGCTTTGCTAAAATGTTTTTATCTTTCactaagcgatctgcgaatcaaACCGTCCATCTGTTGGCAAGGCAGCTCGGAGTAGTTTTTCACAAACTCCCTCTATCCTTTGTAATGTGTTACTCTATGATTTGATTAATTGAAatcattttactttaaaaaaaatgactccATTATTCTAGTTAGATAACACGCACTACGCCTAGAGCACCTATAATAGTGTTTTTTAACTTTTGAGTAGTTTattgcattttgtttttaatttattcttaataGTTGATAGGATGGTtattgagtttattaccgaaatggcctctcgactattgcgaaattaccaatttggtcttcgataatttttcgtgtccaattaagtccctcgactttgaaaattttaaccaatttggtcctccgtttattttaccgttaaacatctgttaaatcgggatcaaattggtaattttgctacaGTCAATGGactatttcagtgaaaaattaattaccaattttggtcccttaactatagcaaaattactaatttggtcatgatttaacggatgtttaacggaaaaataaacggatgaccaaattggttaaaatttttaaagtcaagggacttaattggtcacaaagaattgttgaggaccaaattggtaatttcacaatagtcgatggaccattttgataataaactcATGGTTATTGTAGTgtttatatttatgtttgaattttCAGTATCATTAGAACTTAGAGGTCAAAGATTTGACCCAATAATCACATATTTGACCCATTAACCAAAGATCTTACCCGTGGCTCGTGAGACGATCTCAGACAAGTATTACCTATTTACTTTTGGCTGAGTATAATTATTGTGTATGTGTCATGAATTGATTGACtcattaacttttaatttgaatttatatttttaatattaaaatattattaactacaaagtatttttataattataatattattaattataaaattataaataataattaagttaataataataataacttgtaaaagtaatttaagagttaagtaaatagtacaatataatatatgtatgctCTTATAAGTTATACGTCATTTTagctaaaaataaattaatttatcaaagacatttttttttataactactTAACTAATATTTTcactcgtgcgatgcacggaatgaatttgttataatattttaaaaatatttagattgatatataattatataaattataatagctGTGAGCTTCCCGTCTCCCGGTCTTTGTCTTTACCCTCAAGTCAGTTGTCCAGTCGACGGCAGCCAGCTATGTctttggctatgtttggcaaacctagctgaaaaggtagctgaaagctgaaaagtagctgaaaactgaaaagctataagctcgaagctgaaatctgaagagctgttaagctagctattatgcttaaaagtgtttggtaaaatttgttttttgataagctgataaatgtaaaaagactaaaaatgacattttcatacaatttaaatagttttaaatttaaataggtttgtttatatattaaaatataaaatagtgaaatcaatatatgtcaataaaatataaagtaagaacatatatttgaaaacatataaagtaaaacaaaatgtttataattcataagattagttcatacaaaaatcaatgttgaaacacaaaggtcaaattgaaattacaaccaaacatattgaagagaaaaagtcaaaaaagtttagccaaaaaggttttaattgggaagggtaaatgatgtcatttgtttgaaataataaggttaaagattgaaaaaaaaaaagttaagaagctactagcttattttgaaacgctaccttaagtagcgttcaaaaataagcttttattttaagctactagcttattttaggaacattaccaaacaaagcttatagcttattagtagcttaaaataaggtataagctcctaaataagctctgccaaacatatcctttatcttttaattttgtttgttgttttttttttttttttttttttttgtctttcttcCTCAATTTGAAAATACATGCACGAGCTTTGTAGATAATTGAATTTAGGCTTGCATCTCTCAATTTGAGAAACCCTACTATGATTTCTCAAACTGATTATCCAAAGCTGTATTTCTCAATATGAGAAACCCAAGTCCAGATTTGGTCCAATCACAGGCAGTCGGATATGTTGATACGCTTTAAATTTTCTGTCTTttcttctcaatttgagaaCACATGCTTGAGCTTATCAAATAATTGAAACCAAGTCTATGTTTTTGAATTTGAGAAATCCTAATTTGGTTTCTCAAACTGAAAAATCCAAAGCTGGATTTCTAAGTATGAGAAACCCAAGTCTGAATTTCTAAATGTAAGAAATTTTAGGCCAGTCGTCTAGTCGTccaatcttattattattattattatgtataagggcatttatgtctttaaaacctattcaatttctatttttttaaccaaccaaacattagaatacaatttctaaagtctattccttcagcgaaccaaacaatataatacaattcttgttttattccttacctattccatctcctgtggaatagtattcctattccttCCAAATTCATTCaatgaaccaaacgtgctgttaatCTTCATGATTATAGTAAGCGTTAGGTGCTAGTCGGACAGTAGAGTAGCGCCTAGCGCATAAGCGGTACCCAGTGGCGGAGCCAAGAATTTTCTCCAGTGGGGGCGAACCGGCGAAAGATTAAAATTAACGagatattttgaagaaaaaaaataaaaaacttagataccgagtcataaatattgttgactagtgatgaaaaatcaaaatacatcaagataaaaaatatttaaaacaaaatataaataatttgataaaaaagtAGCATCTGTTCatatctactttctcaaccaaatgaaacacTACTCGAACCCACCCCACCCTCTCATGTGCGAGTGCAACTAGGTGCcgctaaaccacaaggtctttggccaattgaaagctttatatatatatatattaaaaaaaacacaaataaaaaatacaattaaaatctAAACTAGGTACTACTCAAACCCACCCCACCCTCTCATGTGGGAGTGCAACTAGGTGCCGCtaaatcacaaggtctttggccaattgaaagctttatatatatatatatatatatatatatatatatatatatatatatattaaaaaaccacaaatacaaaatacaattaaaatctAAACTATGTGTTTAGTAGCGTGTAGGGTTTGAACACTTCCCATTTCATGAAATATTTTGGCCTTACCATCTCCACCACCTTAACCTTTATTAAATTGttagtataaataatatatatatacattatgcggggtgggggcagtgggggcagctgtGGCTCCGCCAATGGCGGTACCTaagcggcgacctataaaaataaaaaaataatgcatgtgtgtgggtgtatatatataataaaataattaacaagGTCGGCTcgcccgagttaactcgagtAACTCTATCGAGTTGGGCAAGTTAACTCTGTCGAATTCGACcgagtcggccgccaactcgacccagtcggccgagttatgCGCTAGCCGACCAGCCACCTAGGCGAACGcttagggagcaattcgcctcggtctaggcgCGCCTAGAGCCTGAGCAGCCTAGACGGGAAATTTTCGCAACCGTGTTAATCTTTTGAAAAATTCTTccctaaacaaaaatgaaattctcTCATCCGAGGACTTACACCTCAGCCAACAAGATAATAGAAGgataaatcatattaattcaaCAACATCTTAAATAGGAGGACCAGTGTAAGCATCTACAAAGTATCTTTTTTGAACTCTACCAAGAATATAACTTGCCACCCAAACTTCAGGAGTAAAGAAAATAGGATAGAAAATGCAAACACAATATTTAAGAATTGAACTCTCTTCATTGTATGTAGTTATGTACCAAAGTGGCTTGCATATTACAGTGCAAGAAACAAAGCACCAAACAAAATGGGATCTTAAATCCCATTAAAAAAACCACAAGATTCTGAAAGGGTAAAAAACAACCTAGGAAGGTTGTCATGACAACCAGAATGAACTCATTGCCATGGTCAGAACCTGAGTATTTGGTGCCTGTGTTCCTCAAATTGTTCTATGCAAACCACTTCTTATAAGATCCCACATGTACACATACAAAACAAAGCAGACTCTCTcatgaaaaacaaatttaaatgtAATGCACTGACTGATCCATTATAATGTTTGAAGTAAGATCGAGCAAACCCCGCGATTGAGGTTTCTGGTTTCCACATCCATGGAAACTTGCTGGTTCAATTAAGCTCCTTAGATCTTCATATGACGTGTGAGCGAAAACGCAATGTTGGGGATGGTTCTTTAGTGTCAGGAAACCATGGCTGTGAAAGAGAGCCTCCGGAGGAGACCAAAAAGGGTTACAACAGGCCTTTTCGACGAAGCCTGGTGAAAAAAGTGGAACGCCATCGCCTCCTGGAAAACAACCAAGCCACCAACATATCATGAAACCCAGAATTGATTGGGTAAAAACCGCCCACACGTACACTTTCTAATCCTCGGAGCTGATTCAGTAAGATCACTGCTTCTAAACCAAATGCCATCTCAATGTAATGCGTGCTTAATAGGGTCACGAGTTAGGAGAGTATATCACACCTCCACATGTTCTCCACGAGGAGCTCGATTGCACTGCTACCCAAAGAGCTGCAGCGTTGGAGATTCAAACCGACTAGACTCTTTCCTAATTTTTGAAGAGAAGCAACACTCTTATCCGAGACCATAAAGCAACCCGACAACGAAAGTATCTGCAAATTTATTTGCACGCCATGTGACAAAGCAGAAACCCCGGAATCAGTAATCGAGCACCTGGAAACGTCGAGATCCCTAAGCAGAATACAGTTATCAGCAACTGCCACCAAGCTCGCATCAGTAATCTTCTGGCAGCCGTCGAGATTCAGCAATTCGAGCGTCTGACCATGCAGCCTAACGAGGGCTAACACAACTTCGTCTGTCAAGTTTGGACAGTCACTGAGGTTCACCTTGACGAGCCCTGCCTCACAGCTATTCAATAGCGGAAGAAGACCAGCGTCTGTGATTCCACAAAGACCACCGAGATCCAGATGGTGTAGCTGCGGGCAGAGCTCACCCACCATAGCCAAACTAGTGCTACCGAAACCCGGGCAGTTTCGAATGGACAAGGATCTAAGAGATCCACAAGGAGACAACAATGGAGTTTGAGGAGGCAGATCCTTAACAGACATACACTTGGCCACAGACAGAGTCTTTAGTTTGCTGCAATTAGAAACCGCATTCACAATGCCTGTTTGCGTGATCCGGTTGCATTCCTCCAACTGCAAACTTTCGAGGGATATGGCAGCTTTTGTGAAGGCTGCCAATCCAAAATCAGACACGAAGAAACACTTGCGAATACACATCTGTTTTAGACTTGGACAACCCTTTCCTACAGCTTCGAGACTCACATCGGTTGTTCCCCGACAGGAAGAAATCGTCAAAGAAGCCAGATTGTGCAAACCTTGAGCATTCCCCATGACCCAAAAGCCCTTCTGGCTTACATTATGAAGTGCACTGAGATTAAGACAGGTAATTGCCTTGCCATAATGTCCAATGACAGCAAGCGAGAAATCCGTGACGTTTAAAGCATGAAGTTTCACTTTTGTCAAGACTGTGGAAGCTGATGATAGCAAACTCGCAACGCCCTGATCTGCAATTAGAGGGCAGTCCTTGATGGTAACAGATTGTAACTTAGTACAACATCTTCCAATAGCTTGCAGTCCCTCGTTCCCGATAGATGGACAAGATTCGATTGTTAACGAGGTCAAATTAGGGCAATTTTCAGCAATTGCAATGAGACCTTTGTTGGAAACCGAAGGGCACTGGCATAAATCCAGCTTTTCCAACGACTGGCATTCCTTTGCAATCTCTAAAAGGCCTTCATCTCCAACCGAAGGGACATTCCAAAGGGACAGGACCCTGAGGGAAGGGCAACCATGAGCTATAGCTGATAAACCGACATTAGTAATTCCTCGGGCAGAGTTGCTCCCTCGGACCGAGAGCTTCCCCAGTCCTCCACGGCTTGAAGTCCCAACTGCAATTGCTGCAAGTCTAATATCAGTAGCTTTCTTCCCTTCCAAAGACCTCGTAAGGTACCCATCACAATGTACTTCGCAATCTTCCTCAGCAATGGCCATCGTAACATCAGCTGAAGCCCCATCATGATTTGTGCTCCTGCAAATTTCAGTGCATCGGACACTACCCGAGAGCATGAGCCAGCGTTTGGAAACACAAGCAGCAGCACTCCTTTCCCGACCTCCAGGCAATCGTCTCAAGATCTCAAATAAACATTCATCCGGAAGAACTTCAATAGATGGCTTCTTCTCCTCGTCTTCAACAACATATGGGCCAGTAATTCGTGCCCGCTTTCTAGGAGGGCAGTAAACATTCACACGACCAAGGGATAACATAACGCCCAAGTCTGATGAGCACAATGAACTTCCATTGTAGAATTCATCATCACCTGAACACCAA includes:
- the LOC116002087 gene encoding EIN3-binding F-box protein 1-like, with the translated sequence MPTLVDYSGDDEFYNGSSLCSSDLGVMLSLGRVNVYCPPRKRARITGPYVVEDEEKKPSIEVLPDECLFEILRRLPGGRERSAAACVSKRWLMLSGSVRCTEICRSTNHDGASADVTMAIAEEDCEVHCDGYLTRSLEGKKATDIRLAAIAVGTSSRGGLGKLSVRGSNSARGITNVGLSAIAHGCPSLRVLSLWNVPSVGDEGLLEIAKECQSLEKLDLCQCPSVSNKGLIAIAENCPNLTSLTIESCPSIGNEGLQAIGRCCTKLQSVTIKDCPLIADQGVASLLSSASTVLTKVKLHALNVTDFSLAVIGHYGKAITCLNLSALHNVSQKGFWVMGNAQGLHNLASLTISSCRGTTDVSLEAVGKGCPSLKQMCIRKCFFVSDFGLAAFTKAAISLESLQLEECNRITQTGIVNAVSNCSKLKTLSVAKCMSVKDLPPQTPLLSPCGSLRSLSIRNCPGFGSTSLAMVGELCPQLHHLDLGGLCGITDAGLLPLLNSCEAGLVKVNLSDCPNLTDEVVLALVRLHGQTLELLNLDGCQKITDASLVAVADNCILLRDLDVSRCSITDSGVSALSHGVQINLQILSLSGCFMVSDKSVASLQKLGKSLVGLNLQRCSSLGSSAIELLVENMWRCDILS